In the Leptospira sp. WS4.C2 genome, one interval contains:
- a CDS encoding efflux RND transporter periplasmic adaptor subunit encodes MKNKIVKLIVLTLVILGLSCADKGGVTGDIYTCPMHPQIEMDHEGECPICGMTLVKKEPMIPSEKKENIIKKENSDSFLLSEDKQRLIGIETSPVSKGDIVKNISFSGKVGYDPDLYSTYSEYRSLSGSAGPEAFIRKSARLKLTKLGLSESQIQYLNRKSEDILLTGRSKNQVLIFVQVYEGEINRILNGTKMEVKADSIPNFSFQGKVVASGNLVDETTRTLSVWCEVTDTGNRLKPQMYVQSSARIEKKNVLRIPREAVFPTGKREIVYVKISENHFSPRNIQTGFVSTEWVEVLEGLIEGEEIVSKANFLLDSEAKLKLGGIHDTHNH; translated from the coding sequence ATGAAAAATAAAATCGTAAAACTTATAGTTCTGACATTGGTTATTTTGGGACTTTCTTGCGCAGATAAAGGTGGGGTAACGGGAGATATCTATACTTGTCCTATGCATCCGCAGATTGAAATGGATCATGAAGGCGAGTGTCCTATTTGTGGGATGACATTGGTTAAAAAAGAACCGATGATTCCTTCGGAAAAAAAAGAAAATATAATAAAGAAAGAAAACTCAGATTCCTTTTTATTGTCGGAAGATAAACAAAGGTTAATCGGTATTGAAACGAGTCCAGTCTCTAAGGGAGATATTGTTAAAAATATTTCCTTTAGTGGAAAGGTCGGTTATGATCCAGATTTGTATTCCACTTATAGTGAATATCGATCTCTTTCGGGTAGTGCCGGGCCTGAAGCCTTCATTCGGAAAAGTGCAAGATTGAAATTAACAAAATTGGGTTTGAGTGAATCGCAAATCCAATATCTGAATCGGAAGTCCGAAGATATCCTTCTTACCGGAAGATCAAAAAATCAAGTTTTGATTTTTGTGCAAGTGTATGAAGGAGAAATTAATCGGATTCTCAATGGAACAAAAATGGAGGTTAAGGCTGATTCGATTCCTAATTTTTCGTTTCAAGGGAAAGTGGTTGCTTCTGGAAATTTGGTGGATGAAACAACAAGAACCCTTTCTGTATGGTGCGAAGTGACAGATACGGGGAATCGATTAAAACCCCAGATGTATGTACAATCCTCCGCAAGAATAGAAAAGAAAAATGTTCTTCGAATTCCAAGAGAAGCAGTATTTCCTACCGGTAAACGAGAGATTGTTTATGTGAAAATATCGGAGAACCATTTCAGTCCGAGAAACATTCAAACTGGATTTGTTTCTACTGAATGGGTTGAGGTATTGGAAGGATTGATAGAAGGTGAAGAGATAGTATCAAAAGCAAACTTTCTATTGGATTCAGAAGCAAAGTTAAAGTTAGGTGGAATCCATGATACGCACAATCATTAA
- a CDS encoding phytoene desaturase family protein has product MSHYDTVVIGAGNAGLMAATRLQREGSKTLLLERHNVPGGCATSFVRGDFEFEVALHQLSGVGTESSPFIMRRIFEELGVLTKIELVKEEELYRIIMPGRLDVTLPADWNELQHHLKNLFPEEEDPINRFFTLSEAVVNEYYFVLPRVRLTNDEEKLRTKCPNFTAYGLRSTSEVLNEFFSNEDLINVITPYWSYVGIPTAELVFAEFIGMLYFYCVYKPWHIKGGSQMLSSALLSSFEEAGGEVRFHCAAEKIFTENGAVRAVLLETGETVTCDAVVSNVSPLITYHEMLDLETPPPSVLQDFKSRRMGVSAVCLYLGLDCSPEELGITTASTFVMTTSNAEVTEDRMYTLDAPDWGMVTCYNFIDEELAPKGKAVVTLVALQYGEAWKDIPPEKYISTKYEFGDKLITLVEQAYPKIRKHIEKAEVATPMTMMRYLNTPGGAIYGFKQTLQDGSLMRESLDAIDGLYSASSWTSMGGFQPTYLNGYNTARKIIKRMKTQRKAAKTSH; this is encoded by the coding sequence ATGTCTCACTATGATACAGTAGTCATTGGTGCCGGTAACGCAGGTTTGATGGCGGCGACTCGATTACAACGCGAAGGTTCAAAAACTTTATTATTGGAAAGGCATAATGTTCCTGGGGGATGTGCTACCTCCTTTGTGCGAGGGGATTTTGAATTTGAAGTTGCTCTCCACCAACTCAGTGGTGTGGGAACAGAATCGAGTCCTTTTATCATGCGTCGTATTTTTGAGGAGCTTGGTGTTCTAACTAAGATCGAACTCGTAAAAGAAGAAGAACTATATCGGATCATTATGCCGGGTAGGTTAGATGTTACCTTACCTGCCGACTGGAACGAACTACAGCACCATCTGAAAAATCTTTTTCCTGAGGAAGAGGATCCGATCAATCGATTTTTTACACTCAGTGAAGCCGTGGTCAATGAGTATTATTTTGTTTTACCTCGAGTTCGGCTAACAAACGATGAAGAAAAACTCCGAACCAAATGTCCTAATTTTACAGCTTATGGTCTTCGTTCCACAAGTGAAGTTCTGAACGAGTTTTTTTCAAATGAAGATTTAATTAATGTCATAACACCATATTGGAGTTATGTGGGAATCCCTACAGCAGAATTGGTTTTTGCTGAATTTATCGGGATGTTATATTTTTACTGCGTTTATAAACCTTGGCATATTAAAGGTGGGTCTCAAATGCTTTCGAGTGCTCTTCTTTCTTCCTTTGAGGAGGCGGGAGGAGAGGTGCGGTTTCACTGTGCTGCAGAAAAAATATTCACAGAAAACGGTGCTGTCCGTGCCGTTCTATTGGAAACAGGAGAAACAGTAACCTGTGATGCTGTTGTATCCAATGTTAGTCCTCTGATCACTTATCATGAAATGCTTGATCTGGAAACTCCTCCACCTTCTGTACTCCAGGATTTTAAATCGCGAAGGATGGGTGTATCTGCCGTTTGTCTTTATCTCGGCTTAGATTGTTCTCCTGAAGAGCTCGGCATCACTACGGCATCTACCTTTGTGATGACAACTTCCAATGCAGAAGTCACGGAAGACCGCATGTATACTCTCGATGCTCCGGATTGGGGTATGGTCACTTGTTATAATTTCATTGATGAGGAACTAGCACCAAAAGGAAAAGCAGTTGTCACCCTTGTTGCCTTACAGTATGGGGAGGCGTGGAAGGACATCCCTCCTGAAAAGTATATTTCCACAAAATATGAGTTTGGTGATAAGCTCATTACGCTCGTGGAACAAGCCTATCCGAAGATTAGAAAACATATCGAAAAAGCAGAAGTTGCGACACCTATGACTATGATGCGTTATTTGAATACACCAGGTGGAGCCATTTATGGATTCAAACAAACGTTACAAGATGGTTCTCTTATGCGTGAATCTCTTGATGCCATTGATGGACTTTACTCTGCAAGTAGTTGGACGAGTATGGGCGGATTCCAACCTACTTATTTGAATGGTTATAATACAGCACGGAAAATCATCAAACGAATGAAAACTCAGCGCAAAGCCGCAAAAACCTCTCACTAA
- a CDS encoding TolC family protein has protein sequence MFSEKQYLSNQLYNSILIIGIFFLPQIVVANEKSESMESKIQILLGSHPELLVKYLESREKHHRSEHADVYPDPKFGFAYRSYPYRGDVTRDRSRPDTPGMTGNEYSIAQEIPFPGKLDLEKQIVQKDSELDRLNAEWIKNQFIRNYFETILIKSALSREIRDLESLEKSIATGSKLESSQYSAGKSNITGTLRALNLKEKIRDRLFVRNTQLSELNAKTSYFSLDNSSFLISEEEVLKYLKVKEDELVKSYSDELLRDSPYYKYAEVNAEKAEVEARKEELLHYPETEVFISYMQRRRKPFLLDSGPLNVSIMDNPEFSGDLWSAGITLRIPVWSLGKSADLNRANSLKIHRMQLEKSKQTHLLEAELKTSFQSWMGNKQRVENFQSSLLPTLSRSITTSAAAYTKGDIGLADTYQLLNESIEMKSTFHEVNLNRWLSLLKMLEITNSILPEENYHEK, from the coding sequence ATGTTTTCAGAAAAACAGTATTTAAGTAATCAATTATATAATAGTATATTAATTATAGGAATTTTCTTTTTGCCACAAATCGTGGTTGCGAATGAAAAATCGGAATCCATGGAATCAAAAATACAAATATTACTCGGTTCTCACCCAGAGTTACTTGTGAAATATTTGGAATCGCGGGAGAAACACCATCGGTCGGAACATGCTGATGTCTATCCAGATCCTAAATTCGGATTTGCTTATCGGTCTTATCCCTATCGTGGGGATGTGACCCGTGATCGGAGTCGGCCTGATACTCCAGGAATGACTGGAAATGAATATTCCATCGCCCAAGAAATCCCATTTCCGGGAAAACTAGATTTAGAAAAACAAATTGTCCAAAAAGATTCTGAATTAGATCGATTGAATGCTGAGTGGATTAAAAATCAATTCATTCGAAATTACTTTGAAACCATCCTAATCAAATCAGCTTTATCTAGAGAAATCAGAGATCTTGAGTCATTAGAAAAAAGTATCGCGACTGGTAGTAAGTTAGAGTCGAGTCAGTATTCTGCGGGTAAAAGTAATATTACAGGAACACTCCGAGCTTTAAATCTGAAAGAAAAGATTAGGGATCGTTTGTTTGTAAGAAATACTCAGCTATCAGAGCTAAATGCAAAAACATCTTATTTCTCTTTAGATAATTCTTCCTTTTTGATTTCAGAAGAAGAAGTTTTAAAATATCTAAAAGTAAAAGAGGATGAGCTTGTAAAAAGTTATTCTGATGAATTGCTTCGAGATTCACCTTACTATAAATATGCGGAAGTGAATGCAGAGAAAGCAGAAGTAGAAGCTAGGAAAGAAGAATTACTACACTACCCTGAAACAGAAGTATTCATAAGTTATATGCAAAGGAGGAGAAAACCTTTTTTATTGGATAGTGGGCCACTCAATGTTTCGATTATGGACAATCCTGAGTTTTCCGGTGATTTGTGGAGTGCAGGAATTACATTACGAATTCCTGTTTGGTCCCTTGGAAAATCAGCTGATTTGAATCGAGCCAACTCACTCAAAATTCATCGGATGCAGTTGGAGAAGAGCAAACAAACTCATTTGCTGGAAGCCGAACTTAAAACTTCGTTCCAATCTTGGATGGGGAACAAACAGAGAGTAGAAAATTTCCAATCTTCCTTATTACCTACACTGAGTAGGAGTATCACCACTTCCGCCGCAGCTTATACAAAAGGTGATATTGGTTTAGCTGACACCTATCAGTTATTAAACGAGTCTATTGAAATGAAATCAACATTTCATGAAGTAAATTTAAATCGTTGGTTGTCTCTCTTAAAAATGCTCGAGATCACAAATAGTATATTACCAGAGGAAAACTATCATGAAAAATAA
- a CDS encoding FAD-binding oxidoreductase translates to MSGNHLEVESNVFNSVVGFREAVTKKGEMESNGSNFQEEKGNVRRAIASLHPKRLRLRVKNIRTDTASTKTLEMVSVDGRTLPPFQAGQYINLFVSLSCVSTARPYSISSSPTDLRSYELTIKRAEGGFVSPYLLDDVEIGQEFESTGPMGSFHHNPLFHGHDLVFLAGGSGIAPAMSMLKAILASSELFRFHIIYSNSHEGDVIFIEELRKLAEIHKNFLLTEFLSRESSPNFRGHRGRITLPILRELLPKAAFKMYYVCGPTPFNDNCTALLSELGVKSGRILIEGNGPPKTPERMPAWPKTVSPEDVVTIKVGNNSFPALAGEPLLNSLERNGFFTENACRSGECSLCRVKLKSGEVFSPPEAKIRKSDRKFGWIHSCVAFPLTDVEIQL, encoded by the coding sequence ATGTCAGGTAATCATCTAGAAGTAGAATCAAACGTTTTCAATTCCGTTGTAGGATTTCGGGAAGCAGTGACTAAAAAAGGAGAAATGGAAAGTAATGGTAGTAACTTTCAGGAAGAGAAAGGAAATGTCCGCAGAGCTATTGCTAGCCTTCATCCTAAAAGACTTCGTCTCCGAGTAAAAAACATTCGAACGGATACAGCATCTACTAAAACTTTAGAGATGGTTTCAGTGGATGGAAGAACCTTACCTCCATTTCAAGCAGGCCAGTATATTAATTTGTTTGTGTCTCTTTCTTGCGTTTCTACAGCACGACCATATTCTATTTCCTCTTCACCGACGGATCTGCGTTCCTATGAATTGACCATCAAACGAGCTGAAGGTGGGTTTGTGAGTCCTTATTTACTGGATGATGTAGAAATTGGACAAGAGTTTGAAAGCACAGGACCTATGGGTTCCTTTCATCATAATCCGTTATTTCATGGTCATGATTTAGTATTTCTTGCCGGCGGTTCTGGCATTGCCCCTGCCATGAGTATGTTAAAAGCGATTTTGGCCTCATCCGAACTGTTTCGGTTCCATATCATTTATTCCAATAGCCATGAAGGTGACGTTATCTTTATTGAGGAACTGCGGAAACTTGCGGAGATTCACAAGAATTTTCTTTTGACTGAGTTTCTATCCCGTGAGTCCAGCCCGAATTTCAGGGGACACCGAGGAAGGATCACTCTTCCCATATTACGAGAGTTACTGCCTAAAGCGGCATTTAAAATGTACTATGTTTGCGGACCAACTCCCTTTAATGACAATTGTACAGCTTTACTTTCAGAGCTTGGCGTAAAATCGGGTAGAATTCTAATCGAAGGTAATGGGCCGCCGAAAACACCTGAGCGAATGCCTGCTTGGCCAAAGACCGTGAGTCCTGAAGACGTGGTAACCATCAAGGTAGGAAACAATTCCTTCCCAGCGTTAGCGGGGGAACCACTTCTTAATAGTTTAGAGCGAAATGGTTTTTTTACTGAGAATGCCTGCCGTTCGGGAGAGTGTAGCCTTTGTCGTGTGAAATTAAAATCAGGAGAAGTATTTAGTCCTCCGGAAGCCAAAATTCGCAAGTCCGATCGTAAGTTTGGTTGGATTCATTCCTGCGTTGCCTTTCCATTGACGGATGTAGAAATACAGTTATAA
- a CDS encoding VOC family protein has translation MAKSKLLEMHNVGIVVESLDSTISFFEEIGLTLEGRMVVEGEWAGRVTGLGNQKVEIAMMVTPDGHTRLELSKFLSPKTIADHRTAPVNSLGYLRIMFRVDNLDELLSRLTKFSAELVGEVVNFQNIYRLCYIRGVEGILIGLAEQMGSQTATDILENE, from the coding sequence ATGGCAAAAAGTAAATTATTGGAAATGCACAATGTCGGAATCGTAGTTGAATCCCTCGATTCGACAATTTCGTTTTTCGAAGAGATAGGGCTGACATTAGAAGGCCGTATGGTGGTGGAAGGAGAATGGGCTGGACGAGTTACGGGACTCGGCAACCAAAAAGTGGAGATTGCGATGATGGTGACTCCCGATGGTCACACCCGGCTGGAACTTTCAAAATTTCTCTCCCCTAAGACAATAGCGGACCACAGAACCGCCCCTGTGAACTCTCTGGGTTATCTTCGGATCATGTTCCGAGTGGACAACCTTGACGAATTGTTATCTCGACTAACAAAGTTTAGTGCTGAACTTGTTGGTGAAGTCGTTAATTTTCAGAATATCTATCGGCTCTGTTACATTCGTGGTGTTGAAGGAATTCTGATTGGACTCGCAGAACAAATGGGAAGTCAAACAGCGACAGACATTCTTGAAAATGAGTGA
- a CDS encoding TetR/AcrR family transcriptional regulator, which yields MAKKKQSQDKVTSSYHHGDLRPALIAAARTLLQNQGTEALSLRSIASAIGVTHMAPYAHFKGKQELLQAVAASGYNELADNMLVAQKENPKARGRSLAYHYGVEYLRFAMKHPNLYRLMLNQIELDKKTAKEATNKEIWMSSERPFRLLYAAFAGERGSKELAHAKALGAWAIVHGIASLAIDGHLVLPEGMDVYQLFKVTVSSSVDLS from the coding sequence ATGGCCAAGAAGAAACAAAGTCAGGACAAAGTGACCAGTTCCTACCATCATGGGGACCTTCGCCCCGCACTCATAGCTGCCGCACGCACCCTATTACAAAACCAAGGAACGGAAGCCCTCTCTCTTCGTTCCATTGCTTCTGCGATTGGTGTGACCCATATGGCACCTTATGCTCATTTTAAAGGAAAACAGGAACTACTCCAAGCTGTGGCAGCTTCTGGTTATAACGAGTTGGCAGACAATATGCTTGTCGCACAGAAGGAAAATCCAAAAGCCCGCGGTCGTTCTCTCGCTTATCATTACGGTGTGGAATACCTTCGTTTTGCAATGAAACATCCTAACCTTTACCGCCTGATGTTAAACCAAATTGAATTAGATAAAAAAACGGCAAAGGAAGCAACTAACAAAGAAATATGGATGAGTTCCGAGCGCCCCTTTCGACTACTCTATGCTGCCTTTGCCGGTGAACGCGGCAGTAAAGAGTTAGCACATGCCAAAGCCCTTGGTGCTTGGGCGATTGTTCATGGGATTGCCTCTCTTGCCATTGACGGCCATTTGGTTCTCCCTGAGGGAATGGATGTGTATCAGTTATTCAAGGTCACGGTGAGTTCTTCGGTGGATCTGAGTTAA
- a CDS encoding GyrI-like domain-containing protein: MSEVTEPLVKTENFTVMGLRIRTSNAPGDADIQIPAVYSRFYKEDIPKQMEVLRKFDPLFGVYFNYASDENGAYDFLLGYAVEPNAELLEGMEKVQVSPQIGRYFQIQPGAPEEVVPKFWAEIWSHPEIPKIRTFQMDWEEYSEAGIRVFLSTK, translated from the coding sequence ATGTCTGAAGTGACGGAACCATTAGTAAAAACGGAAAATTTCACAGTGATGGGACTTCGCATCCGGACCTCCAATGCACCGGGGGATGCCGATATTCAAATTCCTGCTGTGTATTCTCGATTTTATAAGGAAGACATTCCCAAACAAATGGAAGTTTTAAGAAAATTTGATCCACTCTTTGGTGTGTATTTTAATTATGCATCGGATGAAAATGGCGCTTATGACTTTCTGTTAGGTTATGCGGTGGAACCAAACGCAGAATTACTTGAAGGGATGGAAAAGGTCCAGGTAAGCCCGCAGATCGGTCGTTACTTTCAAATCCAACCAGGGGCTCCCGAAGAAGTGGTTCCGAAATTTTGGGCAGAAATTTGGAGTCATCCAGAAATCCCCAAAATCAGAACCTTTCAAATGGATTGGGAAGAATATTCAGAAGCGGGAATTAGGGTATTTTTATCTACAAAGTAG